One Urechidicola croceus genomic window, GATTTTAGAAAAGGGTTTGGATCAAGGTAAAAAACATATATTAGATATCATTAATCAACAAAATGATAGATTGAAAAACCATATTGATAAAGTATTAGAATTGGCAAGTTTAGAGCAAAACAGAAGTGTTTTTGATTTGAAAATTATTGATTTTAAGCCGCAATTAGAAAAGTTATGTGAAGAATTTAAATTGTTTTCAAAAATTGAAGAAGTCAATTTTGATTATGTTTTGATAGGTGAAAATTATAGTATTAGAGCAGAAATATTCCACCTAGAAAATGCAATTAATAATCTGCTTGATAATGCCAAAAAATACACTCTAAAAAACCCAAAAATTAAATTGGCAGCAAAAATCCAAGGTAGATATTTGGTAATTATAATTTCTGATAATGGTATTGGAATTGATAAAAAAGACGTGAATCGTATTTTTAAAAAATATTATAGAGTTGGAAACTCAACTATTCATGATGTGAAAGGATATGGTATTGGTTTAAACTATGTTAAAACAGTAATAAAAAAGCATAAGGGTTCAATTGATGTTGAGAGTGAAGTGGGAGTCGGTACAAAAATGATAATTAAAATTCCAATTGATAAAAAATGAAGAAAAAATATAACATATTGTTAGTAGAAGATGATACTTCATTAGGATATCTATTATCTGAATATTTGAAAATGAAAAATTTTAATATAGTTTGGGAAGTAGATAGTACCAACGCTTTAAGTCTTGTTAATGAAGAGGATTTTGATTTGATTATTTTAGATGTTATGATGCCTCAATTGGATGGTTTTTCATTAGCTAAAATGATAAAAGAACAATTTCCTCAAGTCCCATTTATATTTTTATCAGCACGCTCCTTAAAGATTGATGTTTTAAAAGGGTTTTCACTTGGAGCAGTAGATTATCTTAAAAAGCCAATAGATGAAGAGGAATTAGTGGTTCGGATAAATACTTTATTAGATAGGTTAACAAAACCAATGTTATCTAAAGTTGAGTCAAGTTTAGTTGAATTAGGAAAATATATATTTAATAGCAATAATCTTCAATTGATATTTGATGGAGAAGTTATTCAATTGACACAAAGAGAAAGTAAATTATTGCAATTATTAGTAGAAAATAGAGAACAGATATGTTCACATAAAGAAATACTAAATTCTATTTGGGGTAAGAATGATTATTTTAATAAAAAAAGTTTAAATGTATTTATTTCAAGACTAAGGAAATATTTATCAAAAGATAACAATATAAAAATTGAAAATATCCATAGTCAAGGTTTTATTCTTAAAATTTTATGAATAAAAAATGCTCCTAATTTTAGGAGCATTTTTATTTATTAAAATTAGAAACTTTATTAATTAGTATCCTGGATTTTGCATTAAATTAGGATTTGATAATATAGCATTTGATGGAATAGGGAAAAGATTTTTAGTTTCATCACCAATAGATTCAGGACTTTTAAATTCCCAATCTTTAGTGTATTGACCAAAACGAATTAAATCGTTTCTTCTCCACATTTCTTTATATAGCTCTCTACCTCTTTCATCAATCATATCCGTTTCAGAAAGTGAACTTAAAGGAGTAGCATCACGCATTGTGCGTAATTCATTTACTAATGTTAATGCATCTCCTCCACTAGCACCTCTCATAATAGCTTCAGCTTTCATTAAGTGAGCATCTGCATATCTAAACACAATTTCATGTTCAGTAAATGCTCCATTAATTGGGTGGTATTTTATAGTTCTAATACCAGTTGCGTCATTATTTCCTACCAATCCCGGAAAATCACGAGTAAATTCTAAATCTGCACCTGCTCTATTTTTCTTTGGTTGACCATCAACTCCGTATTGTTTCCCAATTAGGAATCCATAACCGATACCATAGTTGCTTTCATCAGCATTTGTAGCGTCAGGCACCCATCCTCTTCTTTCTTCTTGTCCTGAGCCTACAACATTCGTATTAGCATCTCCTTCAAATAAGTCATAGAATTCTGATAGTGTTGTGAATCCATTCCATCCACCACCATCATTTCCAGGAGCGCCTTGAGAATAATGCATACCATTCCAAATTCTGTTACCTACACCTGTAGGTAACCACCAAATAGTTTCATTATCTGCATCTTGCTTGAAAATGTCAAAATAACCATCTTCAATTGCAAAACCATCAGCGGCAATTGCATCAACTAAAGCAACTACTTCATTCATATTTCCTGTGTCAGCAGTACCAGTACCATCATATACATGAGCATTTAATAATACTTTTGCTTTTAAAAATCTTGCAGCAGCCTTTGTTCCTCTTTTTAATGCATCTCCACTTCCTGCAGTGGCATTAGGTAAACCTGCTATTGCAACATCTAAATCAGCCAAAACAAAAGCCATAGCATCTGGTCTAGTCATTACCATAGGGTTGATTTCTGGACCTTCATCTGGTGCTCTAAATGGTACTTGACCAAAATTATCCATTATAATAAACATTGCATATGCCCTTGCAAAACTTGCTAATGCAATTTGTTCAGCATTTGCATTACTTCTTGAATCAATAATTTCAGATGCTCCAAAAATAGTTGAGTTCCAGTTATTCCATGCAGTTAATATATGTTGGTGGTTTGCATCCCATGTATGTTGGTGCAGAGTTCTCCATATACCATTATCACCCCAATCTGTACCACGAGTTGGAATTAATAACTCATCTGTTGAAACTTCTGAAATTGCGTAGATGTTTGCTTGGTCACCTATACGGTTTAGACCATTATATATATTTGTAAGAGAAGATTCAACATCTTCAACACCGTCAAAACCGCCATCTGTAGATGTGTCAATTATAGAATCGGTTCCTTCAATCTCTAAATTGGTACAAGAGATGATGAATATTGTTGATAATGACAACAATAAATACTTTTTAATTTGTTTTATTTTCATAATTCTTAATCTTTTTTAATTAAAATGTAGCATTTATACCAAGTGTGAAAGTTCTTGGTTTTGGGAAACCTGTCCAGTCAATACCAGCAGTTGGAAGACTATTTAATAAGTCACCTCCAGCAGGTTGTACACTCACCTCAGGATCTAATCCACTATAATCTGTAATTAAGAATAGATTTTGACCTGTTAAAGAAAAACGTATACTTTTAAATCCTATTTGATCTTTTAAAGGTACATTGTATCCTATACTTGCATTTTGTAATCTAATAAAATCGCCTTTTTCTAAAAACCTTGTAGAAACTGAAGCTGCAGCAGCACCTGATTCGCCATTTCCAATTACATCTTGTGTTACGTTACGCCCACCAGCAATTGATCCTGCAGTAAAGAACGCATTTTTAGTATTATTATAAACATGGAAATCAAACTGCCCTGTAAAATATGCTGAAAAATCCCAGTTTTTATAAGACATATTCGTAGAGAATCCAGCATTAATATCTGGAATTGCATCTTTACCAACGAATGTTTGATTATCTCCTATGGGTTGACCGTTAGCATCAAATCCTTCAAACTCTCTTAAGTAGTATGAGAATAATGGATAACCACCTGCTAAAATTTGAGCATAGGCTCCAGATAGTCCTTGACCTCTAATAGTTCCAGCCTGAATTAATCCATCAAAGTCTTGTAATTCATTTGTGTTAAATGAAGTATTGAAAGATGCATTCCAATTAAAATCATCTCCTTGTACAATATCATAAGCTATTGCAAACTCAACACCTTCATTTAAAATTGTACCATCTAAATTTGTAAAGAAAAACGGTTGTGGTGATGGTTGGGCAGCTTGAATTTGTAATAAGAAATCAGACGTTTCTTTTCTATAATAATCAACACTTCCAGATAAACGATCATTATTGAATCCAAAATCTAGACCTGCTCCATAAGAAAATGTTTCTTCCCATTTAAGTGCAGGTTCTGCAAATGCAACAGCATTTGTACCAGGTATTGTTATTGAACCATCATTGGCAATAGCAGCTCCTGCATATCTTGTACGATTTACAAAGTTTCCATACCCTAACCCTTCTTGATTACCAGTTATACCAGCACTTACTCTTAGTTTTAATGTTGAAATATTCTCTGAAGAAATAAAATCTTCTTCATTTAATTTCCATGCAAAAGCTCCTGAAGGGAAATATCCATATTGATTATCTGATCCAAAACGGGAAGAACCATCAGCACGTAAAGTTGCTGTAAATAAATATTTATTTGACAGTGAGTAATTTACCCTACCAAAAAATGATTGTAATTCATCTGAGTTATCAAAGGTATCTCCAAATATAGAACTTACTGTTGTGTTTGGAGCAGCAACATTTGTAGTAGCTACCTCAGGGAATAACCTATTAACGAATACTTCTGTATCAGAAGAGCCTATTCCATATTGTTGGTAAGATCCATCAATAACACCTTCAATTTCATTGGCTGAATTTTCTAAACTATCACCCATACCATCTAAATCTGTTGTTCCAAATCCCCAGCCTATTACATTTCTTCCGTCTCTTTGGAAGTCTTGAAAAGAATACCCCACTAAAACATCTAAATTAGAATTTTCAAATTCTTTTTTATAGTTTAATGTTGCTTCTAATAAATTGTTTTTAGCGTTTAAATCATTAACAGACCCTCGACCATTTCCAGCAATTCCAGTTGTAAACCCAAATGTATTTGCAGAAATCATACTTTTTCTTGTAGACTCAGAAGCATCATAACCTAAGTTTACTTTACCAGTCAATTCTGAATTAAATTTGTATTCAACAGATCCATTTAATAATAAACGATTTGTATTTGTTAAACTTTGATAGTTTTCTAAGATATTTGCTGGGTTTGGTAAACTTTCAGGATCAAAATTTGGGTTATTTGGCCAAGTTGGATTGGCTGAATAAGCCATACCTAACAAATCTCCTCTAAATCCACCACTACCTGTTACTAAAGGAGCTTCGTCATTAATTCTTGAAACAGTTGCTTGAACATTAACAGTTAATTTATCATCTAAAAAACGATGCGTCCAATTTGCTCTTCCGGTAACACGTTCCATTGATGAATTTTCAACAACACCAAATTGTTTTCCGTATCCAAAAGTTGCTCTAATATTTCCAGACCCATAATTTTGAGAATATGATAAGTTTTGGTTTTGAGAAGCAACAGATCTTGTTACTACTTTTTGCCAATCTGTATTTCCTCCAAAATCTTGTGTACTAGCGTTACCCCCATATGAAGTATAGGCTGCTAAATACTCATTTCTATCTAATAAATCATGTTCATTAGCAGGTTTAGCTATACTTAGGGATTATGAAAATTCAAAAACCCCTCCTGAACCAGCTTTACCACTTTTTGTAGTTATAATTACTACACCATTTGCACCTCTAGAACCATAAATTGCTGTTGCAGAGGCATCTTTTAAAACTGAAATACTTTCAATATCTGAAGGGTTTAAAAAGTTTAATGGATTTCTAGATGTACTAGTACCACCTTCACCTCCAGTGATATCAGAACCGCCAGCAGAAATTGCATCACCTGCTAAAGGAACACCATCAACTACAAATAAAGGGTTGTTGTTCGATCTTACAGAGTTTGTACCTCTAATACGGATATCCATTCCAGCTCCAGGTTCACCACTTGTTTGTGTAATTTGTACACCAGCAGTTTTACCTTGTATTAATTGCTCTGGAGAGGCAATTACACCACCATTAAAATCTTCTGCAGAAACAGATGATACAGACCCTGTTGCATCTTTAACAGTTGTTGTACCATATCCGATTACTACAACTTCTTCAAGTTCATCGGCGTTAACAGAAAGCGTTACATTGATAGTGCTTTGACCATTAACAGGAATTTCTTGAGATTGATACCCAAGGGAACTAAATTGTAAAATAGCATCTGAAGGTACATTACCCAATGAGTAATTACCATCAAAATCAGTTGCTGTACCATTGTTAGTACCTTTTACAATAACATTAGCTCCTGGAATTGGGCCGTTGTTATCAGAAACTGTACCTGATACGGTTTGTGCATATATAATCCCTCCAAGGAGAATAAATGCGCTAAAAAACACTTTTCTTAGTAGATTGTTCTTCATACTTGTTAATTTAAGTTAGTTATATTGTTCTTATTCAAACAAAATTAATTAAGTGCAATTTAACTAAAAATTAACAAATATTACATGATTGAATTAAAATTTACGCAAACGTTTGAGTATGCTATTTTATCACTTTTTGATAGAATAGTTTAAGGTATTCTTTATTTTGGTATTTTTCTATCAAAAAAAATGATAAAATAGTATTAATTAAAGGAGGTTAATGAGGTCGGTTTTAATTGTTGTAAATTGATATTTTGTTTTGTGATTAAAATAAAAAGTAGCCTAATCTTTTAATAAATATAGTCCAAGTTGAAACGATGCGTTCATCCATCCAAAACCTTCTTGCGTTATGTATTCAAACTCGGTACCTACATTTCCATATTCAGTAAAAACTTTATGGGTAGCATCTACAACATCATATTTTTCAGGAACAGTACCATTATAATCAGTGGCATTTTGGGCAATCATATGAAGCCATTTTTCTATTAAATCAAGGACTTCTTTTTCATAACCATAGTGAAGTAGCCCTTTCCATATTAACATTTGATGAGGTGCCCAACCATATGGATAGTCCCATTGACGTTGTGGATTGTTTTCATCAACTATTCCTCTAGATTCTTTTGTGCAACTTACAACTCCGCCTTTTTCTATGAGTTTTGGAAGAATATTTACTACTAGTTTTTCTGCTTGTTCTTTTGAGCATATTTTTGCCCAAAGGGGATAAAAAGTTGTTGCAGAAATAAATATTTCTTGCTTTTTAGTTTCAATATTATAATCGTAATAAATGCCATCCTCATTATTCCAAAGATATTTATTGATTAATTCTTTTCTTTTTCCTGATTTTTCTAACCAATACTCGGAAGAGTATTTTTTTCCTTTTGAAGAAATGAATGTGCCGTCAAAATATGTTGAGATAATTTCAGCAAAATCGGTTTCGTATTTATATAGGAGTGAATTTAAATCTACTGTGTTAAGCGAAGCACATTTATCTTCCAATCTGTTAGAGGTGTCATGACCACTTTCACGCAAACTTCTATCGTGTATAAAATAGATATCTAATTCCTTGTCTATAATTTCACGTGAAGCATATTTAGTTTCGAATTCATCTAAAGATAAATTATGCTTTTTTGCAAATACAGATAAAATACTTTTAAAATGCCCTTCTTCTGTTTCGGGAGGCATTCCTATTCCTTCTGCATAATAACGATTTAGTCCATTTTCGGTTAATCGTTTTCCATCAACCATCCAGACAGTTTCATATTCTTTAATAGCGGTATTCAATCGTTCTTTTAACCAATCAATATTTTTTTCTTTGCTATTTTCAAAAACTTCTTTAATTAAGGAGGAGAAAAATGGAGGTTGTGTTCTAGTAAGGTAATAACTTCTATTGGCATTTAAAATTTTTCCATAGTGTTGAATTTGATAGTCAAAATTATCAGCCATTGCTTTGGCAAGATGTGTTTTTCCATCAATCATCAAACCGATGGATTCAAAATAACTATCCCAACCATACATTTCGTTAAATCGACCTCCAGGAACCACAAATGGTATACCTTTTATATCACCATTTCTATTTTCTAATGCTAATGAAAGTATTCCGGGTTTGTTGTTAATCGATAAAACGTATTCTGGAGTTATAATTTCTGGAAGAATTTCTACTTTTATATTTCCAATTTCATTTGCAACTTTCACAAAATATTTTTGCGCTAATGTATCACCAAAAGGAACATAGATTATTTTTTCTGTGCTTTCGGATTTTTCATCTTGCACTATTTTTTCAATTCCTTCTTTGTCAATAGTTCTTGTTAATCCATCCCAAAAATAATCTCTAATCATTCTTGAGATTCGATCAAATGGTGGTTCTTCGATTTTTGAAAGTGGAATAATAGTTTCAGTTTTACCTTCATTTTTAGCAATGACTAATTCTTGCAGTAGATTTGATAAATGATAAGTTCCGTTAACTAAATATGATTTTCCTTCAGTTGAAATTAATTCAAATTTCTGAGGACCTTTATCTTCAATTGTAATTTTTTTATCACCATCAGTATCTTCTTGTAATAATAACATTTGAAGATTTGTTTCTATATTAACTTTGAACTGCATTGGCTTTGTTTTTTATTAATTTTTGAATAATTAAGACAGAAATAATTAATAAAATAATTGGAATTATCAAGAAATAAAAGGCATTTACACCTCCAACTTTTTCAAATAAAGTTCCAACAATTCTAGAGCCTAAAGTGCCGCCCAATGCTGAGGAAATAATGATCAATCCTGACATGGGTGAATGTAAGTTTTTTGATAAATTACTAAGTACGGCAGAGTTTAATAATGGATAAATAGGTGCAATAAGTAATCCAATCAAAGGTAAAACGAATCCTAAAAATGGAATTTCTGAAAGTTTTGATAAGGTTGTAACATCTCCATCAGTTTTTAATTGGGGTAATACGCTTAAGAGTAAAATAATGGATAGGGCAGCACAACCAATTACAATTTTCACCCAAGAAATTCTTTTTGTTAACCAACCGGCTATAAACCTTCCGATAGCCAAAGAAATTGCTAAAATTGAGGCCATTTGGACACTTAATTTTTCAGAAAAAGAAAATATTTTTTCATTAAATCTCGGTAACCAAGTCATTACACCTTGCTCGATCATCACAAAGAAAAAGGCAGAACATATAAACACTAATACTAGTGGAATTACAATTAATGAAATAGAATTTTTGATATCTTCTTTCCAATCACTTCCACTTGTTTCTGCATCTATCTGT contains:
- a CDS encoding RagB/SusD family nutrient uptake outer membrane protein, whose amino-acid sequence is MKIKQIKKYLLLSLSTIFIISCTNLEIEGTDSIIDTSTDGGFDGVEDVESSLTNIYNGLNRIGDQANIYAISEVSTDELLIPTRGTDWGDNGIWRTLHQHTWDANHQHILTAWNNWNSTIFGASEIIDSRSNANAEQIALASFARAYAMFIIMDNFGQVPFRAPDEGPEINPMVMTRPDAMAFVLADLDVAIAGLPNATAGSGDALKRGTKAAARFLKAKVLLNAHVYDGTGTADTGNMNEVVALVDAIAADGFAIEDGYFDIFKQDADNETIWWLPTGVGNRIWNGMHYSQGAPGNDGGGWNGFTTLSEFYDLFEGDANTNVVGSGQEERRGWVPDATNADESNYGIGYGFLIGKQYGVDGQPKKNRAGADLEFTRDFPGLVGNNDATGIRTIKYHPINGAFTEHEIVFRYADAHLMKAEAIMRGASGGDALTLVNELRTMRDATPLSSLSETDMIDERGRELYKEMWRRNDLIRFGQYTKDWEFKSPESIGDETKNLFPIPSNAILSNPNLMQNPGY
- a CDS encoding MFS transporter — protein: MKNSSIKIALYLNYFVFAILLNSVGIVISKSINVYGVTESSASILEAFKDLPIAIVSFFIASFLPRLGYKKGMLIALAIVFFGCLGMYYGNSFWSAKLMFLTVGVSFALIKLSVYSLIGVITNDSKEHSALMSSIEGFFMVGIASAYFLFPAFYSDTNPDAWLRVYLLLAVLILASFLFLAFSNIQIDAETSGSDWKEDIKNSISLIVIPLVLVFICSAFFFVMIEQGVMTWLPRFNEKIFSFSEKLSVQMASILAISLAIGRFIAGWLTKRISWVKIVIGCAALSIILLLSVLPQLKTDGDVTTLSKLSEIPFLGFVLPLIGLLIAPIYPLLNSAVLSNLSKNLHSPMSGLIIISSALGGTLGSRIVGTLFEKVGGVNAFYFLIIPIILLIISVLIIQKLIKNKANAVQS
- a CDS encoding carboxypeptidase-like regulatory domain-containing protein; amino-acid sequence: MKNNLLRKVFFSAFILLGGIIYAQTVSGTVSDNNGPIPGANVIVKGTNNGTATDFDGNYSLGNVPSDAILQFSSLGYQSQEIPVNGQSTINVTLSVNADELEEVVVIGYGTTTVKDATGSVSSVSAEDFNGGVIASPEQLIQGKTAGVQITQTSGEPGAGMDIRIRGTNSVRSNNNPLFVVDGVPLAGDAISAGGSDITGGEGGTSTSRNPLNFLNPSDIESISVLKDASATAIYGSRGANGVVIITTKSGKAGSGGVFEFS
- a CDS encoding trehalase family glycosidase; this translates as MQFKVNIETNLQMLLLQEDTDGDKKITIEDKGPQKFELISTEGKSYLVNGTYHLSNLLQELVIAKNEGKTETIIPLSKIEEPPFDRISRMIRDYFWDGLTRTIDKEGIEKIVQDEKSESTEKIIYVPFGDTLAQKYFVKVANEIGNIKVEILPEIITPEYVLSINNKPGILSLALENRNGDIKGIPFVVPGGRFNEMYGWDSYFESIGLMIDGKTHLAKAMADNFDYQIQHYGKILNANRSYYLTRTQPPFFSSLIKEVFENSKEKNIDWLKERLNTAIKEYETVWMVDGKRLTENGLNRYYAEGIGMPPETEEGHFKSILSVFAKKHNLSLDEFETKYASREIIDKELDIYFIHDRSLRESGHDTSNRLEDKCASLNTVDLNSLLYKYETDFAEIISTYFDGTFISSKGKKYSSEYWLEKSGKRKELINKYLWNNEDGIYYDYNIETKKQEIFISATTFYPLWAKICSKEQAEKLVVNILPKLIEKGGVVSCTKESRGIVDENNPQRQWDYPYGWAPHQMLIWKGLLHYGYEKEVLDLIEKWLHMIAQNATDYNGTVPEKYDVVDATHKVFTEYGNVGTEFEYITQEGFGWMNASFQLGLYLLKD
- a CDS encoding TonB-dependent receptor domain-containing protein, giving the protein MERVTGRANWTHRFLDDKLTVNVQATVSRINDEAPLVTGSGGFRGDLLGMAYSANPTWPNNPNFDPESLPNPANILENYQSLTNTNRLLLNGSVEYKFNSELTGKVNLGYDASESTRKSMISANTFGFTTGIAGNGRGSVNDLNAKNNLLEATLNYKKEFENSNLDVLVGYSFQDFQRDGRNVIGWGFGTTDLDGMGDSLENSANEIEGVIDGSYQQYGIGSSDTEVFVNRLFPEVATTNVAAPNTTVSSIFGDTFDNSDELQSFFGRVNYSLSNKYLFTATLRADGSSRFGSDNQYGYFPSGAFAWKLNEEDFISSENISTLKLRVSAGITGNQEGLGYGNFVNRTRYAGAAIANDGSITIPGTNAVAFAEPALKWEETFSYGAGLDFGFNNDRLSGSVDYYRKETSDFLLQIQAAQPSPQPFFFTNLDGTILNEGVEFAIAYDIVQGDDFNWNASFNTSFNTNELQDFDGLIQAGTIRGQGLSGAYAQILAGGYPLFSYYLREFEGFDANGQPIGDNQTFVGKDAIPDINAGFSTNMSYKNWDFSAYFTGQFDFHVYNNTKNAFFTAGSIAGGRNVTQDVIGNGESGAAAASVSTRFLEKGDFIRLQNASIGYNVPLKDQIGFKSIRFSLTGQNLFLITDYSGLDPEVSVQPAGGDLLNSLPTAGIDWTGFPKPRTFTLGINATF
- a CDS encoding response regulator transcription factor, which produces MKKKYNILLVEDDTSLGYLLSEYLKMKNFNIVWEVDSTNALSLVNEEDFDLIILDVMMPQLDGFSLAKMIKEQFPQVPFIFLSARSLKIDVLKGFSLGAVDYLKKPIDEEELVVRINTLLDRLTKPMLSKVESSLVELGKYIFNSNNLQLIFDGEVIQLTQRESKLLQLLVENREQICSHKEILNSIWGKNDYFNKKSLNVFISRLRKYLSKDNNIKIENIHSQGFILKIL